The following is a genomic window from Maniola hyperantus chromosome 15, iAphHyp1.2, whole genome shotgun sequence.
agtaaccgacataaggTGCGTATAGACCCTGAGTCAAATATTTACGCACTGCAGAGTGAATCATTTGCACCCACGATACGATGCGAtgattgatatattatattggACTTCCTCTTATCTACTGTCAactatacctacgtataaaaGAATAGATCTTCGAAATAAATATTGagatcatattttttgaatcgGTCGCTTCTGGGCCTCATAAGATTAGAAAGCTCagtcaggaatgaggagatatGTAGGAGAGCCAGAGTAATCCATATCAGTGATGTAACGATTTGGATTAGAGATCGGTGGCCCTACCgcagttgtttgacagctacaatgtcacgatcgcaatcatctgtgattggttaatgctcgctcactattggccacaatgcattgttgcaacaagaatcgcacaaattcagccaatcagaacaattgagattgtaataatgattgatgcaggttttagacaatcgccctactgattagtgcgtaagctacctaTCCGAGTTttcatatccgtattttcaaggattcggatcggatgcagtgcctATAGAATACGCTATAGATAGCTATAGCGTATTCTATAGGCGCGCACAGATTTTTCACAAACAGGCGTGATGTCATTGCAAAGACAATGGCGCTATTTGTGGAACGAATGCTCTCAGCATTAACTACACCGAGCCGGGTTCCGCCTCCATAGGGACCGGAATTTAATTAAATCCATATGGATTGGGAttagggttcatgatttctcgagcttatcaatttctcgggtctcgagaattctcgaggctaatttctcacgtcttctcgggttgtcgagaaatttacatttacgtacggatttgcatattcttcggttccaataatgcgattaatcaacaaattcagtggtttcctctcaaataaaagtaccaaaataattataagacttttattgacagtcttcaacataattagcttctttttcttaaagaaaactaaaaaaataagctattctgacatttgtgacttatacatatatacaattacagcacaagcacagcattaaaaagaaaaaaaatcaacttaaaacttaaagcttctttcttttaaacaaaacaaacaataaacaaaaatttcaacatgaaaacgttaaccttatcctaacttataattaaattacaatcgcagcaccatttttggcatgttaattagaaaaaaaaatcaaatgaaatttttgcatttaaaacaaacggcaaacgcaaatcgtttgattttataatttcatagactcaaatatgatttctcgagttctcgagttttctcgagcttaatttcccgggaacaaagcccaacgatttcccgggaattctcgagcCGAGAATTCCCTGATTGGGATACTACTAAATACTTGGGATACACAAGAACTAGGAATGGTAATTCGTTATTCTGTATATTGCAGCGCGTGATTCAAGCTCTGGGCGCGTCGTGGCACGCGCACCACTTCGTCTGCGGCGGATGCAGGAAAGAGCTGGGCGGAGGCGGATTCATGGAACAGGTAACCAACTAcgtgactgttttttttttttttttttttgcaacacTTTCATCTAGCTTTACAGGCTTATTCCTAATACGCTAGTGtaacataatatgtacctacttcttaaaaaaaaaaaaattatatctaatgtaacattttgaaaaatacctatatacctacttattattaataggctacttgactcatatctaatttcgtccaataaatgattatttattatagtattttgcgtaagacaacgaaatatatcaataacaattattaaaaacgcaggatggatatataaatccaatttaaaaaaatacagtttttatttttatttgaaacgcagaaaacgctgtcagccgtAATGTgccgtcattaaatatgtaagcaaagaaatgtcatccctatgtaaactagtatagaagtcatgtttattaaactttgggaagttatgctgttgtttacaaatgcatgacgtcagagcacagataatctatcggccaaacatggccgacagtgttttcacctgtctaagaaaaatatatttttaaattaaagttttacggtttttagggcgcaaaaaatatagtgttaatttttttgatctaatagaaCAAATatcaaccatttaagacctacttaaaaaaagtgtcaactagcctattactACCACAGCCTGAAGACTGACCtaacatttaaaattaatacataTAAACCTAAACTAACATTCAAAAGAATTACTTACGaacctaatataattatttattactatcatAACATATAGACCACATCGCAGTCCttgtgatctatcaacgcacagctcaaactactggctggatcgggctgaaagacatgctgatagctattatggcgtaggccgTAAGCagccactaagaaaggatttttgaaaattcaacccctaagggggtgttatagaggtttgaaatttgtttagtccacgcggacaaagtcgcgagcataagctagtcttacatgaaataggtacctacatttagtTTCATATCTAGGTATTAAAAGAATTTTAGGTTACTTTTGACCGAGCAAAACGAGGTATTCGAGTCTGCTGGGTGGACCTGCCCACCGTGCCGGCCGCTCGTGCGTCTATCACAGCCTCACAACTTCTGAATTAATATACAAAATTACTTCAAACtcacaaataatattatgtgactcAAGAGCTGAATGAGGAGGTTTTCATGCAatgttcgagaaaattttcatagatggcgctgaattttacaaccactaaagatgaaaaataatacctatatctatatgatctatgctttaatgttaaggtcgtgtcaatcaatgacatagatgaagagtaagagcgtgcactgcaattttccttacatttcttccccacaaattctgtgaactataatagaagacattaattaatttcgcatccgatttaaatttaaaaatttaaagcatagatgatatagatataggtattatttttcatctttagtggtggaagtttttagcgccatctatgaaattttctcgaacgttgcctagaaacctcctcattgcactttattgcgtcaTAACAAgtgtcagtacccgtagtacaagattttacgtctcaccaaaccaaaccaaattcgagagtcgcaatacttccgcgttacagtaaactggatcttaaaagccgagctttaaagctcaagtttgtctacttctacagccagcgctccaagcggaaacattgcgaaattaaaatcagtggcattgaatatttgactttaatttaaggctctttaggtccattttactttgatgtttgtgtttcgactctcgaattctagcaacgtttggtgagacgtaaaatcttgtactacgggtacagtatttatatgtatttaaacgtctttctttaatctatatatataaaaggaaaaggtgactgactgactgactgttctatcaacacacagctcaaactactggacggatctggctgaaatttggcatgcagatagctattatgacgtaggcatccgctaagaaaggatttttgaaaattcaactcctaaggcggtgaaatagggttttgaaattttgtagtccacgcggacgaagtcgcgagcataagctagtctaaatatataaaaggaaaaggtgactgactgactgactgatctatcaacacacagctcaaactactggatggatcgggctgaaatttggcatgcagatagctgttatgacgtaggcatccgctaagaaaggatttttgaaaattcaacacctaagggggtgaaataggggtttgaaatttgtgtagtccacgcggacgaagtcgcgagcataagctagtccccAATATAACAATTCCAGGCCGGCCGCCCCTACTGCTCATCGTGCTACGCGGACAAGTTCGCCTCGCGCTGCGCCGGCTGCGGCACCCCAATTGTAGACAAAGCCATCATCGCGCTCGATGCCAAGTGGCACCGCGAATGTTTCACTTGCACCGTAAGTAACTATTAATTCTCATCGTAATCACCATCAACCGATACACGATCACTGCTGGGCATAAGTTTCtagtaaggacttccacacgacacGATCTTCCACTTCGCCGTCCACCCTccttttctacaaccgcactgcGCGCCactgtaagcaatttcaccgtcaccacctgggtgtctggtgcacttcaaccttccgttgtgccagatccttctttccacgcacatgtaaactgtggaaccaactcccatcggcggtgttcccactagattacaacatggggttatttaaggggcggaccaacaaattcttgaaaggccggcaacgcatcggcggttcctctggtgctgatcacttaacatcaggtgttTATCACATATAACTCCACCAAGTTAAGAGGTGTGTGCCCAGggtcaaacccccgacctcccaaaaaTGTCTTAATCACAAGGCTATCAACGCTCTTtttataagaaagaaagaaaaatgtttatttcttaaacatatcctaaataattttaaatacataaatcaaaattgcggaccgccaggattcgaacccgcgtctcctgggatcgagcccgacgctctaacactaattatttgaaatttgtgataataatatgtatgttcactcagtactgcagcgactgttaatgccatctagtagcgacactttgcagttatcaaaactactttcaaaggcccatattacaatgcagctctttgaacgagaaatgacgtgtttgctttttaaccgacttcaaaaaaaggaggaggttctcaattcgtcggaacctttttttactaatttataTCATTTTCCATTCCAGAAGTGCAGAAAACCCGTTACGGATTCCACATTCTCTGTGCTGGATAAGAAGCCGCTGTGCGGAAATTGCGCATaaacacacacacgcacacaaacacactttactatataatatactatttattatcacacacacacaaatgGACCCATCGACAGAATCCAAAGTGCACTTACTACACTGCCCGTTTCAAATGTGAATTTACAGTTCCACCACTTTTACAAGCTCCCAAAAACAACAtagtttctagggttccgtacctctaaaggaaaaacggatcccttataggatcactttgttgttacatcacacaaaaaaattaaattgtggtcatgaactactaattagtattttcaattttcgaagtaagataactatatcaagtgggatatcatatgaaaggttttcacctgtgcattctaaaacagatttttatttatttttatgcatcatagtttttgaattatcgtgcaaaatgtcgaaaaaatacgactgtagtacggaaccctcattgcgcgagcctgactcgcacttggccggtttttttaatattatgatactcaggaaatatacctacataaaaatcagcactcagacATTAAGAAAAGTGTACAGTACggggtagaaagtaatgtacatcggcctttagaatgacatttcggctttgtagagcgttgtctctgtcactcatatctatgacgttttgtcggtctcaatgaaatggacaacgctctactgctacctccttctaaataaatgccgatgtacattactttcgcccgcgtactgtacctgcgcagaaatcttatttttgaatcgcGCGAAAtctctcagccaatcatagcgtgCGTCCGTTCTATTGGTCGTTGCTTACGCGCCATGTTTGGTACACGCggattatgagcgagatagcacgataCCTCTATTGTTCttatgtttaaaatcttaacgtcaagcaataataaggtctgtatttcattaaTATACATTCGGTTTTCAGACGAAGTGTGTCATGTAACACAACCTTAATTCATTGCATAAAGGGCCCCATATACGATACGATTCGTCGCTTCGATCGGTCTCAAGAAAATCGTGACAATCTATCGCTTCATAAATGCCTTGATCGAAATCTTGCCTTGAAATCGATCTTGACATACACCATCGATTCGTCGTTTCGATCGGTGTGAAACGACGATCGTAAAGATCAATCAAAAGGTTGAATATGTCACATGCATAGACTAGATGATCAAACGAACTTCTTGAAGTGAAGTTCGATCGTTATTAGATATATGAGTCACTTCATTAGAagattatattacttcgtaaggacaggaccattgaacaagcaaaatggcaacgactcattggtcctaaaatgtttatttagcaccaatgcaaccgcagtgacgtctggatttcaaacgggtcgttcattagtatctaagaggtggagctgttcgcttgggcatatcttgtcatttatatcgattatCGATCTTGACATACACTATCGATTTGTCGTTTCGATCGGTCTGAAACGACGGATCGTAAAGATCAACCGTACCGTATATGGGGCCCTAGGTTGAATATGTCACATGTCGTTTGAATCATCCTCTAAATAagccctatcttgactatgaattccagtatTAATGTTTTGATACTTACTGGAGAAAatattgaaaactttttttaaggACATTAATAAAACAACACTATTTAAAGAAGCTTGGCTTAAATTGTATACACAAAGACATTTTCGTTGTAAATAATTCTAGTTgttaatgataattaattattattactaagttaTTAATAGGCTTGGGCTTAGAACTTGGTAAACGCATTATTATGTTACAAAGTTACAAAAGTTTATATACGCTTGCggcgaactttttttttttttttcaataaatcacTTGTTTTTATAATCATGGCCTTGTTATTTAGCAATAGTAaatccatcagtacccttattataaatgcgaaagtgtgtttgtttgttggtttgtccttcaattacgtcgcaacgacgtgtttttttgcatgggtatagataaagacctggagagtgacataggctacttttatcccggaaaatcaaagagtttccacgggatttttaaaaaacttaattccacacggacgaagtcgagggcaaaGGGctcgttttaaagatacccggattataattggtagGAGATACAGATcacggaagagtattccaaaccttagccatgcgctTGAGGAAATTATCTAAGGAGTAAAGTATAGAATTCACATACCCTATTTCTCCTAGCTTCTTCATTCCGTTTCATATCTTCTTCAGTTCTCTGCGGACTGTTCACCGGACATTTGTCTCCCCCTCTCGCTTGTATTTTGATATCTTCAgtctcatttttattttttggcaCTCGAACTTTGCCACTAGAGTTATCTAGAAGGAATGAGATAGGTTCGTGAAACAAAAAAAGAACGCTACTTTCAAGTCAGCTTAAGTTCTTAAGTGGAGTTGAAAATTCAGTCGAATAATGCCCAGTTTCTggggtacttttttttttttttttaactttaaacgacggtttatctattcaatagccCTATTGGTCCGATAACTCAAGACAGTGCGTTTCTgaacaacgcaatgcaagataaactccgttCAAACTTATTTAACCAATGTGCGCCGTTTATCGATTCTATAAAGTTGTTTGACGTTTCATCTGTCAGTAGGTAGTTCATGGTttgcgtatttttagattaaaaacattttaatagtAAGTTGTTCGTTACTTTGCAATAACAGAGTTTAGTAACTTATTTTGCATCgcaaaaatactattattaataaaactagtgttgatggcgaaataaaagaataataCGCATTTCAGTAACAGACCCATCTAGCAACAGAATAATGAACTGGTTATCGGTTTCATAGTTATTGTTGTATTCTGTATATTATCTTGGCGTTTCGACTTTGTCAGTCACTCTACAGTTATCCTGTTTCTTGCTCGGACTATCAGCAATGGTCTTGTTCCTTGCTGTCACGTTACTAGTCTTGTTTCTTGGCATGATAGTGGGTGTTCTGGAAGATTCCTTACCTATATATAGCGTTACCTATA
Proteins encoded in this region:
- the LOC117989195 gene encoding transforming growth factor beta-1-induced transcript 1 protein gives rise to the protein MSTKDGGPVICNSCNAAISGRIVTALNKKWHPEHFACNTCRKPIDGAKFHQHDGGVHCVPCYTQHHSPRCHGCGDPITDRVIQALGASWHAHHFVCGGCRKELGGGGFMEQAGRPYCSSCYADKFASRCAGCGTPIVDKAIIALDAKWHRECFTCTKCRKPVTDSTFSVLDKKPLCGNCA